CAGCAGGAAGAGACGGGCATCGACCCGGCCTTCGACAATTTCGTGTCGACCGGCCGATCCAAGCTCGACGAAATCGACGCGCTCTTGAAAGGAGAAGGCAGTTGAGCACCATCGGCAGCGGGGTTCTGGGCGCCGTTCAGGCAGAGGCGCCAGCCAAGGGCAAGACCGGCCACGGCAAGGCGGGCGAGGCATCCGGCGGCGGCGATTTCGCCATGGCGGTCGCGAGTCTTCGCTCCCGGGATGGGGAGGGCGGCCGCTCGATCTCGGGCAACGGCGAGCGGGCGGGCGGCGCACGGGCCAAGCCGGGCCATCGCGATGAGCAGGCCCTTGCCGAAGCGCTCGGCAAGGCCGGCGGCGATGCGGTGGGAGAGGCCAAGCCCTCGCTTGATGGAAAGACGAAGGCTGCAGCGCATGCCGGCGGCAGACCCCGTGCGGGAGGCCATGAGGCCGCCGGGGATGCGGCAGGAAATATCGAAGGAACCGAGGGCGAGGTCGATCCGAACGCGCTGATGGCCGGTGAAACGGATGTCGGCAATCTTCTCGATCTGCTGGCGACGCCGAACGCCGCCCTGCCGCATGCCGGCGCCAATGGCGCTGCGGCGTTCGGCGGCGCGCCGGAGGGCAGGACCCAGCCGGCCGGCAAGACGGCGGCCAAGGCCGATATGGCCGGCAGGACGGATGCGGCAGATCTTGTCGAGGCGGATGGCGGCGAGGTGCCGCAATCGGAGACCGACAAGCTCTTCCGCCTCATCCGCGCTGACGGCAAGGGCCGTGACCTCGATGTGAGCATCGGCGGCGACCGTGCTTCCTTCCGTGACGCCAATCCCACCGGGCCGAAGGGCGAGACGGTGACGGTGGTCGATTCCCGCCGCTATATCGGCCTTGCACAGGCCGGCAACGCGGCGGCGGTGACGACCGCCATCACGCAGGATCCGGAATGGACCGCCTCGCTCAGCGCGACGGGCGGTCTCACCCATTCGGAGGCGGCGGCGACCGGCAAGGTGGTCAACACGCTCAAGATTCAGATGCACCCGATCGAGCTTGGCCTCGTGACGGCGACGCTGCGCCTGCATGGCGATGAGCTGGTCGTCTCGCTGCAGGTGGAGACGGGCGAAGCCTATCGCCAGCTTGCCGACGACCAGGACGCCATCGTGCGCGCCCTGCGCGGCCATGGCTTCGCGGTGGATCAGGTCTCCGTGCAGCTTGCGCCGGCCGATCGCAGCGCCGGCACACAGGGCGATGGCCAGGGCCAGCAGCAATTCTCCAGCCAGCCGCAGGCCCGCGAGGGCGGCAATGGCCGCGGACAGCGCGGTGACGAAGGCGCAGGCACGTTCGGACGCGAGGGAAGGTCCCATGAAGGCAACATCTCGGAAACCGCTGCTGGCGTTGCTGGCGGCCAGTCTGGGCGCTCTGGCGGCGTCTATCTCTGACGCCTCGGCTGCTGTCGGCACCTGCGAGCGGGAAATCCTCGCCGCTGCCGCCAAATACGACATCCCCGCCGGTATCCTCTATTCGGTCGGCCTCACCGAGACCGGC
This DNA window, taken from Shinella zoogloeoides, encodes the following:
- a CDS encoding flagellar hook-length control protein FliK — its product is MSTIGSGVLGAVQAEAPAKGKTGHGKAGEASGGGDFAMAVASLRSRDGEGGRSISGNGERAGGARAKPGHRDEQALAEALGKAGGDAVGEAKPSLDGKTKAAAHAGGRPRAGGHEAAGDAAGNIEGTEGEVDPNALMAGETDVGNLLDLLATPNAALPHAGANGAAAFGGAPEGRTQPAGKTAAKADMAGRTDAADLVEADGGEVPQSETDKLFRLIRADGKGRDLDVSIGGDRASFRDANPTGPKGETVTVVDSRRYIGLAQAGNAAAVTTAITQDPEWTASLSATGGLTHSEAAATGKVVNTLKIQMHPIELGLVTATLRLHGDELVVSLQVETGEAYRQLADDQDAIVRALRGHGFAVDQVSVQLAPADRSAGTQGDGQGQQQFSSQPQAREGGNGRGQRGDEGAGTFGREGRSHEGNISETAAGVAGGQSGRSGGVYL